One Vicia villosa cultivar HV-30 ecotype Madison, WI unplaced genomic scaffold, Vvil1.0 ctg.003817F_1_1, whole genome shotgun sequence genomic window, AAAGAAATCATCTTCATACTAAAATAACGGGCTTTGTCTATCATGAGAGACTGTAATAGGTATCTCACATGAATTTCAGCTTTTCAgttcttttttttgtttcaaatcaATTAGCGGGGGGTTTAAAAATTATAGGCTCTTTATTCGGCCTGGCCTGACCTTTTTATCATTACGTATAGGTGTGAACATAGGCTAGGttttagaaggcctgagcctggcctactaAATATTTACAAGACTTAAGCTTGACCTATGACCTATTATAGACTCTTTTTTTGGCCTGacctgacctttttaaaagaccGGTCTGgcttgaaagcctatttaaaagtctGTTTCTCATTAAGGTTTTCAATTAATCCACAGAAgtcttataggtcggcctatatttgCATATATCAGcctatttatcatttttttctaatatatatatatcaacctatttagactatttttaatatatatgaaaatatcgGCCGACCTATAAAACTTCATATCTTTTTTTAATAGCTTAATGctgacctatttaattaaataggtttttaaaaaaaagtctaaatctgacatttttattaaataagtctGACCTGACCTTAAATAAACTAgactataggcccctgtaggtcGTTTTGGCTTATTCTCATTCCTTTAATTTAactataatagttttttttaatgaagATTCCTTTTAGTTCCTCACAAAAATGTAAGAGTTCAAATTACTCCTAAAAAAAGACCATAGCATATTTAATCTCTGGCAAAGAAaactgaaaaaaaattattttgcacTAAACAAAAGTTGAACTAGAGACTTCTTAGCCAAGAGGCACTATTCTCAACCACTTATCCATACATTTTTTAGAGGTGTAGATGGGCCGTTTTGGATTAGGTTTGGTCAAACCTAAGATCCAATTTATATTGGACATTCCGGTTTAAGTGATGTAAATTAACCACCTGTTATATTAATGGGTCAGTTTGAATTAACCCACTAATTTTTGGGTTGGGATGAGTTGGAAAGTGGGTtgtccaaataattttttttcttattaagaTTAGAAGACTAAATGATgagtcatttttttcataaaagttACTCAAAATTTGTATCTTCTTAAAAAAGTTAGATAATCTATTTTTACTATATTTTAgccttatataataataaatgataatatcaactaataaaaattatcataaaatactAGCAACAAATTAAAGTTGCAtgacataaaataaaattgtattagtattaaaataaccaaaaaatAACATTCAAAATTAGTTAATGTCATGGTTCACTAAAATAGTAAATGTTTTGAGGCTAATTACAATTTCTAAGTTAATTttcatcaaaactaataaaaatgtaataataaatatttgattagtgGGTCAATGGGTATTTTGAATTTGGATTGAGTTTTACCCGAAACCCGATTTTTTCAATGTCTTCTTTAGTTTCGAAACACATGTTTACCCAATTACCCAACCCAACTCCCTTTTATGGATTTTTTTGGATGGATTTTGTAGGTTGATCCAACCCACATACACTCCTAATATTTTTCATGTTTAACTTGCAAATAAtacttatattaatatatttttaattattaacaatatttaatatattttgataataaatCTTCTAGTAAAATTCATTCCCACTAAAATCGcatttaaatatatttcaaaactattttaaacaaattaaaattaatttctaataacattcaaataaaattcatacattaaaataatttataaaatatattcaaatactATTAAAACATGTTTAAACTCAAACAATATGATTTTTATACCATCCAAATATACTTTATACATACTAAAATCAAATTCATATATTAGTCAAAaacatttaataataaattaaaaataaaaataatgttaatttgttatttaaatgtgtttgaagaataactaaatataattttagtggatgtaaattttatttaaaagtttattatcaaaatatatgattatttcctaaaaatcacatttataaataaatcatttaaGGATTTAATGgacatgcactgacagtgtaaaaaagttttacactgttgAAATATATGGTCGTAATTGGTTGACCGTGTAAAATTTTATACATTTCTCATTTTCTCATATTTAATAAGAAtgagtttgaaatatatttaaacataattttagtaaatataaattatttagaaGTGTGAATTTTATTTTAGATGTTATTAGAAactaattttagtttttataaaatgagtttgaaaaatatttaaatgtgattttaATGTGATTGAATTTTAtctgaaaattaattattaaactatATTAAGTGTTGCTAAAACTTAAAAAACAATGAAATGAATTATATAAGGGTTATTTGTAAAGTAAAATATGTAAAATACAAGTTGAATGTTAAAATATCTTGTCCATAGTCTAAAGAGATCTTGTAATAATTTCCGAAAACTTTATATTCTTAATTTGATTATGCATTTATTTGTTTGTACTCTTAATTTGAATTTGCATTTATTTGTTTCCTCTGGTGCCTTAATTCGTAAGTGTTCTTCATAAATTtatgtaaatttaaataaaaatgtattttcaaCGTAATCTGCCCCTATAAATTTTATTTGTATGCTTACGAAGTATTATAAATTAAGTTTGTTTTAAGAtgacaaattaattaaataaattttaactaaaattaaGTCAAAGATTAAGTCattaattttaatgtaaaattcaattttaaaattaaaactttcaTTCTTTAACTTCAATTATGAATTATGATTAATAACTACTCAACTAATTCTAAACCAACCACTTTTGACATCTCCAAAATATAAAACCAAACATAACATGTATAATCTATCCAAATAACATGAAAGGAAGAGAATCACACATCCATAAACATGATTACTTAGTATGCGATAAATGCTTAATTCAACTTGATTCAATATGTCACAAAAAATGCTTAATTCAATCTAAACAAGATTGATGCCACCCAATATGTAATGCCCTGTTTTCCTTTTATTTACACAAACTTTACTCGAGTCTGCTATGCATAGGATATATAGCCCACTATATTGCAAAAGAAACAAACTATAATTTACTCTGCAAATTTAATCACCTATGAAATTGGCAAACAAGAATTGGAGGTAGAAACTAGAAAAGCacacaaaaaaaaacttaatccAGTAGAACTTTTGATATAAAAAAACAGGGCTAAATATAGAGAATAACAAAGCTACGGCAAATCCTTACTACTACCATATCAATTAACAACATTGAAGCATTGAACACAAGCATCTTTAAATGACATAAATTAGAACATCATCTCCCACATTAACCAAGCTAGTCAAAGTTAAATCATCTAGAGTATCCTGGACTTATGCTTCTGCTGTAACTCCTACTTCGTCTGGGGCTTCTTGATGCATAAGGGGATGGGGAGTATGATCCCCTTCTATACCTCCCATCTCTTGGTGAAATTGACCTGAATTATGACAGAACAGGCCTTACTTAGAATGAAACACAGAAAGTAGTTTAGGCCATAAAATGGAAGTGAGTAAAAAGCTAATGCAATATAACAAACCTGGAATATCTGGAGTATCGCCTTTGTCTTGGAGAAGGGGAATAGTCTGGACTAGGAGAATATGTCCGTGCATAGCGTGGTGAAGGAGATCGACGACGCGGAGATCTCCTATAGTCATATGACCTATCCCAGGGATAGATTGAATAAGAAATGTGAAATATTTAATAAGAATAGACTAAAAACATGCAATTTCAAAAGGACAGTGATGCATGATTTAATTACTAACTTTGAAATCATTACAGAGAATCAATAACCTATATCCTTACCTTCCTCGTTCTCTTGCTCTCATTTCTTGAGGTTTCTTCCTGTTTTCTTCGGCAAACACCACAGTTAACTCACGACCAAGAAGAATTTGACCATCCATGTGATATTTTGCATCTGCAGCATCAGCTGGATCCACAAACTGAACAAACCCAAATCCCCTTGGCTCCCTAGAACATAAGATCCAAAAGCATTAAGACAAGATATACATGGCGCAACAAACGAACAAGTCTGCATACTGAAGTAGTGTAGGTTGCAGATATGCATTATTCACAATTGTGACCCCGTCTCCAACATAAGTGATACTCTCAAGTCTCAAGTCTCCACATAATTCAATAATAAACACCACACAATTCTAACCTTGTAGGTGCCAAATCTTCAAGACTTGAACTTCTTCATAACCAATTCAAACTCAACCTTCAGAAAACTAACATCACCCTGAACTTCAAGTCTTACTACTTGGTGGTGTCTTCAAAATGACACTCTTATTACTTCATTCTTGACTTCAATACAGTATTCTTATTACTTCATTCTTGACTTCAACACTTTCAATAAAAAACCAAATTCCCATAAAATGAATGGATTATAAATTACAGGTTACTTATATTACAAAAAAACCAAATTCCCATAAAATGAATGGATTATAAATTAAAGGTTACTTATATAACAAAGTGGCAAGACTTGAAGAAGAAAATCCGTAAAGTCTTTTCCATATCAGGAAATAACAACATAAACAACTTCAAAGTAGAAAAACTACAACATGAGCCATGTTTAAATAAAATCCAAGCCTCCACCTATGCCTCTCATAAGCTATAAAAGCTATCAGCTATGTTTCATACAAGTATATACTCACCCAGTGTAATAATCACGAGGCAGGTATACATCCTTGACAGGACCAAACTGGCCAAATGGATCGTGCAGATCCTCGGGCCTGCAAAACCAAATATCACAGTTGAAAAAACCAAATCCGTCTATTAAAATCAATAACACCACTGCAATATCATCCTcttttaaacagtcaatttcttattttattacattaaataaaaaagacCTAATATAGAAACTTACACAAGGATCCcgaataataacaaaaaaatctTCATAATACTGATCCACGCAATTGTAATACAATAAACAAACAACAACCAAACCATATCCTATCATAATGTTCTGtccaaaatcatgtttctatccaAATAGTAAATCTCGAGATTTATCTTAATAACTTCACTTATAATTTTTCTTAATGGCAATACAATAaacaaagaatttaaaataataaaaaaaaaactactgtAAAACTTTGAAATGATTCCGCAAATACCTGCAATCTTTGTGGAGATTCCGAACCAGAAGACTTGTTGGCAAATCTCTATCTCGGCCTCTGTATCGGCCTCCTCCGTAACGCCCCCTAGGACTAGGACTGCGTTCCCTTCGACCGTACCTTGGAGGTGACGGACTGTAACTGTAGCTTCTTCCCCTCATTTTGATCTCGTTACACctaccataccatccacaaacaaattCATTAAACATAATCATGTTGATTTATCACAGTATAAATCAAGGACAATCAACCCTACGACACCGTTTCAACCGAAAGAAAACACAGATCTTAAAATCAGCATTTTCCTTACAAAATCAACCACTTAAAACCAAATTCTCATTGATAATTTCATGGAATCGAACCCTAAAACACCAATTCCAAtacaattaatataaaaattaacaatCAAAATGCAGATATTAAATCATGAGGTTTAGATTAGATGCAGATATAACTATTTTTACTGAATTTTCTGAAGAAAACTAGATGCAACGAATGAATAACAATGGATCAGATGAATATAAGAGTTGGAATTGGGGATTTTACCTGGTTATGAAATCGCGAAAGGAAGCAAGGTTGCGGAATTTGGACGCAGAGAAGTTCGATTTTCGGACGCAGATTCGTTCGTTGTGTATTTGTAACCATTTCTTTGTGTTCGAGAAACTTCTACCGGATGGGTATTGATTTGGTACGTGAAGGCGCATAGGTTACCGTGGGGGTCTTCTATGATTACATTTTATACAGACACGTTATCATCTCTTGCATTGTGTTTGATTttggaagaaaaataagaaagaatgtCAAAAGAGAGAAAGTGGATGGAAAGATACATTTTCCATAGTTTGGAACAAATATAAaaggtaaagaaaataaaagatttgCATGGCTCCACTCCAAAATCCTTTCCGTATTTAGAAtaaatatctattttataatttataatctatatctatatctatatctatctatattatatataatatctaTATCTATCTATATCTATATTATATATAAAGAGGAGGATAGTATATTTTACGCTGACCctattttatttcaatattactttttaataactgtttatttattttaatattattctttAATTATGAAGTCAATTTTTCATATGTTGAAtatattttgatgaagacaaagtttTTGATATCAAGAAGACAAAGATAAAACTCAAGATAAAGGATTATGTCCAAGGCTTTGGAATAAATGgaattgagtttcaagaaggTATAATGGCAATACTTACATTCACTAATGCTTTAGAtgcttaaaatattttatacattttcatCTCTAAAGTTCTAAAATTATCATGTATAAAAATCCTTGATTCAAATGCataaaaaacttttatttttaaaactgtcAGCACTTTTTAAGTTAGGTTTGGTTAACTGACTTAACAAAACCTTatgttgtttgaaatttgaataattatttgaaattcaaaaaacGTTCTGCATTTGTTAAGTCAGGTATCCGTTAAAACCAATTTTACAAGTCTTATACGAATTTGAAAAAATAGAACCTTTTTTAACACATTTTCATGCACCTCTTCATGAATCCTTTTTATTTTAACTCATTTCTTCATGATATTTTTTCATGACTTCACCGTGATTTATAAAGGTGTTATGCCcatataaatacataaaatttcaaattacaattcacctcttccaatcaaacacttaaactttcaaaattcacaCTTCAAGTATTTCAACTTTTATTCAAGAATTTTTCTACATACATTCACATCATCTAAGCTAGAAAATTCTTGAGCATTCTAACCCTTTAGTGTTTGTGAATTATTGtcattggaagggaagatcaattacATTGATATATCACTTAAGATTGTAAAAGTGATCATTACTCTACATCTTTATCCATCATTTATTGTAAGAAAGTTTTAAGTATCAAGGATTGTCCAGAATTGTTGGAAACAAgaaagtagaaaagaaatgattgttttcttgttctacttggtTGGTTTGTATCCttgttatccatgattgttggaagcaagagagtTTAGTTTGAGAGaattgttctcatttcaacttggTTGATCACAAGAGGATTGATCTTGGTGATTGTGTTGGTCTTGTACAAgtcctaacaatagtaaaatatcttttttttttaaagtggaCTGGAGTACTCTTGGATTGTAAGGGGAACCATGATACATCCTTGTGTTCTTTACTCTTTTCTATATTTTATCTTTTTCGTAAATATcgttaaaccagaaaaataaagtAACATACCACTTAAACCGGAAATTGATCATTGCACCTatttcacccccctcttaggcgcactctgaAC contains:
- the LOC131641538 gene encoding serine/arginine-rich SC35-like splicing factor SCL30A, coding for MRLHVPNQYPSGRSFSNTKKWLQIHNERICVRKSNFSASKFRNLASFRDFITRCNEIKMRGRSYSYSPSPPRYGRRERSPSPRGRYGGGRYRGRDRDLPTSLLVRNLHKDCRPEDLHDPFGQFGPVKDVYLPRDYYTGEPRGFGFVQFVDPADAADAKYHMDGQILLGRELTVVFAEENRKKPQEMRARERGRSYDYRRSPRRRSPSPRYARTYSPSPDYSPSPRQRRYSRYSRSISPRDGRYRRGSYSPSPYASRSPRRSRSYSRSISPGYSR